The following nucleotide sequence is from Chelmon rostratus isolate fCheRos1 chromosome 11, fCheRos1.pri, whole genome shotgun sequence.
CATCACGCTGAACACAGAAACTCATCTACTTGCTGTTCCACCTTTGCaactttgttgtgtttatgcTTGTGCTCTCGCAAACCATTCTAATCAAACTTTCAAGCTGTGGATTTCTCAGTTGATAGTAAAGCATGTATAGTATAGTGTAGCAGGAAGCTTAGTGGTGGTATTTTGGAGTCATGTGACCATGGGGTACAGTAGTTTATTATAACGTTAGCTTTTTACTTACATTTATGCTTCAAAAATCCTAAAAGTGTGAAGATTATCTTGCTGAACAAAACATATAAGTATCTTTGACTTTTGTTCGCCACTGATCTTATTTTCTGCAATAATACAAAATTCATTGCAAACATCCCACTAGCTTTTTGTCAAGGGTAAAAATAAGTAATCCCAGCAGAACTTGTCTTgagacaaaaccaaacactgcttACAACATCGCACCATTCAGCATGATGCACAGTCACTCACCCGCCATAGTAAACTCAGCAAAGGCCACCCTCTCCAGGAGCGTGCGGAGCAGCTCACAGGGTGCATCTTTGAGGCTGAGGAACAAACAGACAGCCTTGCTGTAATGGAGCTCTGCCAGGCTCCGATGCTGCTTCCTCAAGTGTTCATCCCCCACCTGTCACACAAttacagccagaaacacagacaTCCTTCAGTGTGCGCTACAGAGCTATAAGTATGAAACACAGACATCCTTCAGTGTGCACTACAGAGCTATAAGTATGAAACACAGACATCCCAGCAGGGATTCCATTCTAGTCTTTTTTCTTACAGTAAATAACATTCTTCTTTTGGtattaacaaaaaaaacgtGTGACAAAGGGGTGAGCCACAAGCATCGttagagcaaaaaaaacaaacaaatattccGCAACCGGTTTCCCACCTGGTTGCGGAAGCAGCTGTGGTACATGGAGGCCAGGCGGTGGTGGATGGTGGCAGCTCTGTACTGGTAGAGCGGCTGACGGGCCGACTCCGTCTGCAGGTCACAGTACTTCAGAGACTTCATCATCGCCTCAGTCACCTCCCGCTCGATCTGGGAAAACACACGCAGGGATGGATGGTttaagggccgtgtggctgcaggttttcgttccaaccaaagaggagcacaccaggctggaatcaattaatcagctgatctcagtcttcagctgataactaaggatcccttgatgttgactggttggcctggtgtgcccctccttggttggaacgaaaacctgcagccactcggccctttatggaatcactttgacatatgtggttTAAAGTTTGATCACGCTGAGGCATTCGTGTTGCAAACAACTGATGAATGCATATGAAGGATAAAAAGGTTGCCACTTCACATGTAAATATTGCATTCGTTGGAAAAAATGCGAGATTATCAAAATGTGTGCAAGAGTTCAAACTTCTTTTTTCAAATTAGAATATTTGTTCACTAGTATGTGGTCAAACCCACCTGCTCCTGGGCCTTCCTGGACAGCGGGGCATAGTCCTGCAGAAGTGTAGCCAGAGTGAAATAGGTAGTGGACAGCTCCCAGTTTACACTGTCCCACACTGCTGGGTGGCTCTCTCGGCTTGCTAGCGACTTCATAGCCCTCAAGTAGTAGTCTATGGCCTGGGgtaaaaataagatgaaaaaatgcattaattaataGCATGTAGGGAAAGGTTGGGACACAGAGATCATTAAGATTGCAAAGCGGTAAATAATTTTCCATTAATGGAGTGTGAATGCAGAATAAGACAGAAAGCATTTGACATGGCACCTTGTTGTAGTAGAGGGCCTCTTCAGGTGTGAACTCCCCTCTGTTCAGGTCTGCAGAGATGGTGCAGTGGGCCTGAGCACAGATTCTCATTAACCTGCCAGTATTGCACAGCAGCAGGGCTGTGTTGGTGCTGTCCCCGATAGCTTCAAAGTCCTTCATGCCTTTCTCAAAGAAGGCAAAACTCTTTTTCCACATCTCCTGCTCTGCTAGAGACACCGACTTCTTCACTggaaggggagggggacacGGCCAGTTAGATCCAGCGACATGGACATCGAGGCAGGTCAAAACTATTATATAAGTGGAATggagcaaaacacttttttacttttttaaactCCCTATTGCTGCTGATCCAGGTGCAAAGAGATGTTTGTTATTATCCTGCCAGTGGAACGCATCTAAATTTCAATATTACtcagaaataaacacaggagGTGGTATCTAAATTAAAAGGAATAACTGTCAGTCTGTGCACTTACACTGGCGGCTACAATCCTCAAAGTTCCACCTGTTTTTTATCATTACTCCAACATACCTTCTTTCTCAGTCTGCATGGCTGCAGCCTGGTTCATGTAGTACACTCCCATCTCGTTGCGGATGTTTCCCAGCCTTTTGAGCACCTGAGCCAGCTGATCTGAGCCACGATCTTTCAAAACCTCAGAGACGAGCAGTTCGTACGCTGCCTCGTAGCACTTACTGCTAACAAACAGCTGGTACTCCGGGTCCATGGCCAGGTCTGTTGCCATGTTGAAGGCTAGTGGGCAGAGAGTAAAAGCGCTGACAAATGGAATGATCAATAACTGAACAGAACAAATTGAAAAGACAAGAAGTTAGAGGATAAAGGTAAAGCGAGCACTGTGAAAGATCTCTGTGGAACTGAAATGGATAAGAAGACACTACACCAGTTATGGACACTGTCCTTAGTGACTGACCCTGgcagctgctctctctgtgcaggCTGTGCAGGATCTCCTGGTCCTCTTTGGTCTGGTAGCTGTATTCCTCCTGGTAAGCTGCTCTGTTGTTGGCATTCTGGGCCAACATCAGCTGGATGTCcccacacagagacaggcactggctgtgaaacagcagcacctGCGGGTGCAGTGTACCGCTCACTGAACAATAGGCAtctggaggaaacagcagacagaagaagagggggaaggAAGGGAACGAGAATAAATGTTGAGCTATTATGTTGCTTCATAAAATATTGAAGTAACTGTTTGTAATCAGCATCAAGATTAAAATTTTATTCTTCCACAAAGCAGTGTAGTTTTATTATCAGCATGAGTTGTTGTGATTATAATAGCTATTATAACAACATTTCCCAGTGTTTCCCTTGTATTAGCCTTACCGTAACACTGCAGAGACAGCTTGATGTAGCGCAGAGCTCTGCCGTACTTCAGCAAGTTAGTGGCTGCATCAGACAGGACGTAGTAGGCCTTGGAGGCTTtgaggaagagctgcagcttcataccGTGCTGCCATGAGCCGGGGATCATCCCTGAGCGTGTCGGGTGCTTCTGATCGGCCTGCAGCGGCCCCACTGCTGGCACACACATGTTGGACGACCGGGAGAAAGACACATGCGGGGTTGAGTGATGAAGAATGTCCTGGCGGTCGAGTCATTTCATGACAAGTGGTGTGCTTTGTAAGAAAAACGCCTGCAACTAAACAGATTGGATTCACAATGTTCCTGACTTATTATGGGATATTATATTCATTATCCTTTGAAACAAGATGACTGACCTCTTtcaaggaggagagagaggcctgTCTCAGCAGCACAGGCTCCAATTGCACTTCTGTCTTCATATTTCAGAGGTATGGGTGTGTTAGGGTCTGCAGCTGGGAGGTCACTCTCCTTCTTGATGGTGCCATCCACTGCCTTCAGCCCCTGTGTAATGTATATCATGAATACAgcagatgacacatttcttagGACACATTGCATCATTAGCATTGTATGTGCACTACACATAAGTACGAGGCAGAGACTCGCCTTTAGTACGTAGCTCAGGACGTGTCGgcatttctcctctttgtcttgAGAAACGGGGAAAGCACAACTTGGCTGCAGGGATCAGGAAAAGCAAGATTATGCTTTGGTGTTGACATTCACCATATTTATCTGCACATTCCACACAGCCCCCTTAGGTCTgtgcagaggaaaaacatttagTGAGGCACTCACTCTGATCTGGTGAGTGGATTTGTATTTCTCCGGGACCGAGAGCTCCCCTACAGAGCGGATCACAGCCACAGCTTTACTATCATCCTGTGAGCTGTAGGAGCTGTTCTCATCGCTGTCCTCTGTcagctccgcctcctcctcctcctcctcctcctcctccctgtcttcGTCGCTGTAGCTGTCCTCTGAGCCGCCGGCCCGAAGCGACTCCCCTCCATCTTCTTGGGGAGGCTCGTCGAGCTGGAACAGCTCTGACAGCATGTAGTGGGCCGAGGCGATGATCTAAACAgacaggagatggaggagatcAGGACTGGAGTCAGGTTCAATCAAATCTAAACTGGTCTGCTCAGATTTGGTCAAGCATTTTCACCTGTTACCTCCCTGCCGTCTAAGTACATAGACTGAAAACTCAGGAACTTCAGTTTCTTTTCATGCTTACCTGGGGATGCCTCTCCTCATCCAGAAGTTTGACGCAGTTTAAGAGCAGAGTTCTGATTGTGCCATAgtgctttctgttttgtctcGCCTTCAGCATCAAGTTGCTGGCAACTCTGcaccacaaaacagaaaacacacaagaatTCATCACAGGTTTGCCCACTGTCACTGTTAATAATGTCTGATTTAAGCAGAACTCACAAGAAAATCGTATTTCATACGGACAAGGAGGAGTTGAAAACTGCcatttaaaacaacataatACTGTTTAAATAGCTAATTTGGCTCTTTAGGCCTCCTCCTGTCTGACTCAACCTGAAGTCCAACTATAAATGTATAGATTTTGGAAGCATAACCGAAAATGATAGGCTCATAAAAACACCTACTTTAGGTAAAAAAGCAATCCGTGATACGGCAAAAGCtctttatggattttttttttcaaaatctttTTAGGCCTGGAATTCAGCTTCTCTCCTGAGTCTTTCCCAGATATTCACCTGTACAGCAACACAGCCACAGGAAGAGTGAAGGGATTCTGACATTTCTCTTCTTCAGCCTCCTCACACAGAGTAGTGAGATCATAAAGCTTCACAATGTCACTCCCACTAGCTGTGGATTCAAGAAATGACATCAGAAAACATCAAGACTGACAAACCCACAGCACAGACttataacaaagacaaaaaaaatcctgttcCTTTATCTCCCACCTTTGAAAAGCCAGTAGGTGTGACCTTCTTTGGTGCAGTTGGACTTGAGGAAGGAGAGGATGTTTTGGGCGATGTCTTTCACCACCCTTGTGGAGAAAGTTGAGTTCTCCAGATGTGGGATGTCCTCTGTTTTTATCATCTCGTATTTCTGCAGGTAAAACCATTTATTGCCACTTTTTCAATAAAAAGCCTAAAATTagtgattttaaaaacacacagacagccattAAAATGACTATGACTGAAGATGCACTATGGCAATCACCACATGATAATAACTGTAATTTACCTGAACAATGCCATTGACGTGAAAGCACATGACAAGTTCTGGGACATTACACATCAGATTGTCGAGCCAGTAGTCAATACCTGTCAGAATGTTGATTGGCTTATTGTTGTCCctgaaaaacacagtaacagaGTTAGCTGTTAGATTAAGCAGGAATAATGTTGTGGAACCAGTGTAATTCTGAGGAGGGTAAAGCttccaaaatgacatttctgcttcACCTCCTGAGGTCAGATAAACCAAATTAAAAACTGACCTGCCACTAATAATTTGAACCATCTCTAATCACTGTGCATATTCCATGGGTATACTgtacatcacatcacacactatTATTTTGTAGGCCATTATGCGTGTAGATTAATTTGCACTATCTTGCTGACACAAACATCTAACGTAAGAACCCAATCTCTAATCTAGTATTAATTTCAGATCCAGGATGCAAGCAAATGATTTCAAATCCCAACCTGAGTCTCAGACTGACAGCAGGATAGCGACCACCTCCGAAAATAGGCATGTTGGACCCAACCAACATGTGGATATCCTCAAACGTCCACATGATGTTTCGCACAAAGTCGTTCCTTAAACCCTGTCAAACAAGTCACATCAAACAGTGTTTAACAGCATATATATAAGTGTACATTAGGCGTAAGATACCAACTGTAGTACTACAGCATTAACGAAGGGTAAAATGTTGGATCACCTGACTGTTCTCCCCTTCGTTGAAGAGCATAGGGAGGTTTTGCTCTTTGGGTACAGACGTTACCTGGCCCAGAGCAAACTTGCTGTCCACAGAAACACTTTCCTGCACATTGAATAGTAGCAATACTGTCATACAAGTGGTGTAAATCAAAACCCTCACAGACAGTATTTCAGTTACCAGTAAGCAGTGACTCAAGATCTACACTCATCTCTCAGCTCCTAAATAACTGTCCGATAGTCAAGATGCTGTACCTGCTTGGGAGCATCTGATTCTTCTGCATCAGATGATGTGCTGGTGAAGGTGGTGGGCCATGAAGAACTGAACTCCTCTGCCtcgttctcctcctccccttcattCAGGTTGTTTGGTACAGGCTCGGCCGCCCCATCACCATTTATACTGGAGGAAACACAGAAGTTGTTATGGGATAACACTGGAAAAGATGAgccttaaaataaaaatagtgtgTCACTGAACGCCAAAACCCtactcattttttttctataattCGAGTAAGGGCAAGCACTCACCTGTAGTAGAGGAACTTTGACAGGATTGCTTTCTGATACCAGTgctctttacttttctttttcctctgccaCTTCTGATCTATTAGCCGCTGGTAAAACTCTTTCAGCCATGTCCAATCTcctgtctacacacacacagacgagaATACAATCACTTACATACTCTAAAGTTActgttgtgaaaaaaaacactgtaaataaaagTCTGGAATAAGCCCTGCTGTACCTGAGAGGATCTCATGAAGAGCTCTTGAATGTCCAGCTCATCTAAAAGCAATGTCCTCCCCACGCGGTGAACGGCCATACTGACGTGGGACTTGCTGTAGGGAATTTTCAAAAGCTTCTTGATGTTCTGAACGTGAGAGGAAAACAATGTTAGCACCAGGTGTATGTGCATATTTCAGAGCCAAGAAAAGAGATGTAAGCTCCACAAACCTCTGAGTCTGACACCACGTCAACATCATCCCCGACACAATCAATGAAGTCGTAAGCCATCCCAAAactacaacagaaaaaacaaaaaaacaaacttaaatcACTATGGAGAGTGAGCAAATGGCAATATTGATTAGGGTCAGAAAGATTAAAGCATTACTATTATTCACTGGCCAAGAAAAGGCTTCCACATATGATTCAGTATCTGTGATTTACTGATATAAACGCAGCTGATTGAAGACTTTTAGCACCATCAGCTATGCAGTGAGAAGATATCCAGAGCTTCTCGTTTGCAGCGTCTTAGCTGCATCGTATATAATTCTGTTTCAAATCAAGTTTTGTaacatcagtaaaaaaaaatgcattgtatCCATTACACACTGTGTCTAATATGGATAGACCAGTAAGCACTAATCAGTCTTCATAAGTGCATTTAGACCAACAACAGAGGCCATCTGGCCAGCAGGTTTAAGCAGAGCATTGATCATGATGCTCTTAGCTTCTAATATAACCTCTAACTTGTATCAGCAAATACATTCACACAATCTCAAACTGTCACCACTACATACTGTATCTAACAAGagatgtttctaatattttcttTGCCCTTACTGAcataaatggggtggacaaaatataaGAAATGCCTCTCAGTATAATGCAAAACAAGGCAACACTACTCGGGCTGCACAAATTAGT
It contains:
- the edrf1 gene encoding erythroid differentiation-related factor 1 isoform X1, encoding MSASAGDREPGIPVDNPKEDPSGPTCTAENSKHDSAVCTGNSEIKSRAVVKYSAAPPPTSYALLQEKTDLKLPPANWLRENPQLGSAGTTILGSSSKSKPFSSFGMAYDFIDCVGDDVDVVSDSENIKKLLKIPYSKSHVSMAVHRVGRTLLLDELDIQELFMRSSQTGDWTWLKEFYQRLIDQKWQRKKKSKEHWYQKAILSKFLYYSINGDGAAEPVPNNLNEGEEENEAEEFSSSWPTTFTSTSSDAEESDAPKQESVSVDSKFALGQVTSVPKEQNLPMLFNEGENSQGLRNDFVRNIMWTFEDIHMLVGSNMPIFGGGRYPAVSLRLRDNNKPINILTGIDYWLDNLMCNVPELVMCFHVNGIVQKYEMIKTEDIPHLENSTFSTRVVKDIAQNILSFLKSNCTKEGHTYWLFKASGSDIVKLYDLTTLCEEAEEEKCQNPFTLPVAVLLYRVASNLMLKARQNRKHYGTIRTLLLNCVKLLDEERHPQIIASAHYMLSELFQLDEPPQEDGGESLRAGGSEDSYSDEDREEEEEEEEEAELTEDSDENSSYSSQDDSKAVAVIRSVGELSVPEKYKSTHQIRPSCAFPVSQDKEEKCRHVLSYVLKGLKAVDGTIKKESDLPAADPNTPIPLKYEDRSAIGACAAETGLSLLLERAVGPLQADQKHPTRSGMIPGSWQHGMKLQLFLKASKAYYVLSDAATNLLKYGRALRYIKLSLQCYDAYCSVSGTLHPQVLLFHSQCLSLCGDIQLMLAQNANNRAAYQEEYSYQTKEDQEILHSLHRESSCQAFNMATDLAMDPEYQLFVSSKCYEAAYELLVSEVLKDRGSDQLAQVLKRLGNIRNEMGVYYMNQAAAMQTEKEVKKSVSLAEQEMWKKSFAFFEKGMKDFEAIGDSTNTALLLCNTGRLMRICAQAHCTISADLNRGEFTPEEALYYNKAIDYYLRAMKSLASRESHPAVWDSVNWELSTTYFTLATLLQDYAPLSRKAQEQIEREVTEAMMKSLKYCDLQTESARQPLYQYRAATIHHRLASMYHSCFRNQVGDEHLRKQHRSLAELHYSKAVCLFLSLKDAPCELLRTLLERVAFAEFTMAGQSSSAAKLKSLTGAIEIMTETRHAFQLIHNELQEEQMELSEPDSAEPAESPDVACGPTSGLNLQEVMKLIGVFEPSFSFLLLQLIKLMTTMKRKPSNKDEEALKTYKNVYSKLLRAEKNAPLLSRVELHIELLQQLTLLTATGTHS
- the edrf1 gene encoding erythroid differentiation-related factor 1 isoform X2; its protein translation is MSASAGDREPGIPVDNPKEDPSGPTCTAENSKHDSAVCTGNSEIKSRAVVKYSAAPPPTSYALLQEKTDLKLPPANWLRENPQLGSAGTTILGSSSKSKPFSSFGMAYDFIDCVGDDVDVVSDSENIKKLLKIPYSKSHVSMAVHRVGRTLLLDELDIQELFMRSSQTGDWTWLKEFYQRLIDQKWQRKKKSKEHWYQKAILSKFLYYSINGDGAAEPVPNNLNEGEEENEAEEFSSSWPTTFTSTSSDAEESDAPKQESVSVDSKFALGQVTSVPKEQNLPMLFNEGENSQGLRNDFVRNIMWTFEDIHMLVGSNMPIFGGGRYPAVSLRLRDNNKPINILTGIDYWLDNLMCNVPELVMCFHVNGIVQKYEMIKTEDIPHLENSTFSTRVVKDIAQNILSFLKSNCTKEGHTYWLFKASGSDIVKLYDLTTLCEEAEEEKCQNPFTLPVAVLLYRVASNLMLKARQNRKHYGTIRTLLLNCVKLLDEERHPQIIASAHYMLSELFQLDEPPQEDGGESLRAGGSEDSYSDEDREEEEEEEEEAELTEDSDENSSYSSQDDSKAVAVIRSVGELSVPEKYKSTHQIRPSCAFPVSQDKEEKCRHVLSYVLKGLKAVDGTIKKESDLPAADPNTPIPLKYEDRSAIGACAAETGLSLLLERVGPLQADQKHPTRSGMIPGSWQHGMKLQLFLKASKAYYVLSDAATNLLKYGRALRYIKLSLQCYDAYCSVSGTLHPQVLLFHSQCLSLCGDIQLMLAQNANNRAAYQEEYSYQTKEDQEILHSLHRESSCQAFNMATDLAMDPEYQLFVSSKCYEAAYELLVSEVLKDRGSDQLAQVLKRLGNIRNEMGVYYMNQAAAMQTEKEVKKSVSLAEQEMWKKSFAFFEKGMKDFEAIGDSTNTALLLCNTGRLMRICAQAHCTISADLNRGEFTPEEALYYNKAIDYYLRAMKSLASRESHPAVWDSVNWELSTTYFTLATLLQDYAPLSRKAQEQIEREVTEAMMKSLKYCDLQTESARQPLYQYRAATIHHRLASMYHSCFRNQVGDEHLRKQHRSLAELHYSKAVCLFLSLKDAPCELLRTLLERVAFAEFTMAGQSSSAAKLKSLTGAIEIMTETRHAFQLIHNELQEEQMELSEPDSAEPAESPDVACGPTSGLNLQEVMKLIGVFEPSFSFLLLQLIKLMTTMKRKPSNKDEEALKTYKNVYSKLLRAEKNAPLLSRVELHIELLQQLTLLTATGTHS